The Armatimonadota bacterium sequence ATCATCGATGCGCCATATTGCTACGTTCGGCCCAGTTCGGAGTCCTGTCAGGTATTGTCCGTCCGGCGAGAATCCAAAGGCGGAGAGATTGGTCGGCATTGCCATGGTACTCATGGTAGACCCGTCTGAAACTCTTACAACCCTAACCGTTCGAACTGTTCCTGAACTTATGTTGCCGGCCACTAAAGCGCCATTGGGCGAAAGGACGATATTTTGAAGCTGAGAGTTCAGCACGATTCGCAAAGGGTTGCCAGTCTCAATTGCTCGCTCGACAACCCGGCTGCCACCTGTTAAGTAGGAATTGCCGCCTGGAAGAAACTGCAAGCCCCTCGCGCTTTCGCCTGACTGTGTTAGATTATAAAGCAGTCTCCCTTCTTCCAACTCTATACAATCAGCCCTCGACCAGGAAAGTTCCTGCCTACTTCCTCTTCCGCGTCGCTGCCATGATCTCGTGCCGGACGTCTTTGGGCCAGCGCTCGATCGCGTAACGGAGCGATGTGCGCGGGGTCTTTTCACCCTGCTCCAACAAGAACGCCTTTAGCCTTTCAGGATCGGTCGTGCCCGCCTCTCTCAGCATCCAGCCAACCGCCTTGTGGATGAGGTCTTCCCTATCCCATTGCAGGCGCACTGCCTGAGCATAGCCTTCGTCCAACCATCGGCCCCGGCGGACATGAGGGATCAAACCCACCACGCTGCCGCGCCTTAACCACAACACATCCGATTCGGCCCAGTCCAATACTCTCGGCAACAGGTGCGGGTACGTGCCAATCAGCGGCGCGGTCAATTGGGGCGAGATCGTATCGACCGCCCACCAGTCGGTGGAGTAGTCGCGCAGCCAGATTTCGAGGCTCTCGATCAAGTCTTCAGGAAAGCGGCGCTTGAACTTGCCCAAGCGCTCAATACCGAGCAACTTTGCCTCTACGAACGGCTCGCGCATCATCAAATCGCAGTAGTCGCGCGCCTCTTGGTATCCCCAGTCCTTCAGATGCTCTGCGCCCAAGTCCTTGGCGATCTGACGCATTTCGCTCGCGTAGAGGCCAAAAGCTCGAACGGGATGCTTCGAGTATCGCTGTGCCAGCTCGTCTCCGTTCGGTCTTCCGGCGGCTCTCAGCATCTCGATGGTCAGTTTCTTGGCTTCCTTTGGCGTCGTCATGCCCTATTATGCACTCGCTGGTATACTCCAATCGTCATGTCGGCCTATCTTGTCCTGGAAGATGGTACCGTCTTTGAAGGGCATCCATTGGGCAAGAGCGGCTCTGTCGCGGGCGAGGTCGTGTTCAATACGGGCATGACCGGCTATCAAGAGGTCTTGACCGATCCATCCTATGCGGGCCAGATCGTCGTCATGACCTATCCCCTTATCGGCAACTACGGGCTGAATCGCGACGACTTCGAATCAAGCCGAGTGCAGGTCGCGGGCTTTGTGGTGCTTGAGGATTGCGATGCGCCCTCCAATTGGCGCGCTCGCTCGGCGCTGCACGAT is a genomic window containing:
- a CDS encoding DNA alkylation repair protein, producing MTTPKEAKKLTIEMLRAAGRPNGDELAQRYSKHPVRAFGLYASEMRQIAKDLGAEHLKDWGYQEARDYCDLMMREPFVEAKLLGIERLGKFKRRFPEDLIESLEIWLRDYSTDWWAVDTISPQLTAPLIGTYPHLLPRVLDWAESDVLWLRRGSVVGLIPHVRRGRWLDEGYAQAVRLQWDREDLIHKAVGWMLREAGTTDPERLKAFLLEQGEKTPRTSLRYAIERWPKDVRHEIMAATRKRK